In the genome of Gloeotrichia echinulata CP02, one region contains:
- the ispE gene encoding 4-(cytidine 5'-diphospho)-2-C-methyl-D-erythritol kinase, with amino-acid sequence MRSYTLTAPAKINLYLEIIGNRPDGFHELAMILQSIELADQIDLRAASTDNIRVYCDHPQVPTDKTNLVYRVAELMATQFPDAFSKYGGLDITIKKHIPVAAGLAGGSTNAAAVLVGIDLLWDLGLTQSELEELGATLGSDVPFCVAGGTVIATGRGEQLSPLPGLDQIYIVLAKYRSLEVSTAWAYKTYRQQFGSTYIRDTASLAARANAVHSGSMVQAILKKDTKEIAHKLHNDLERVVLPEYPQVLQLRELFANQQGVLAAMMSGSGPSVFALCETQQQAEAVKQYVRQTIPDEDLELFVTRMITHGIQVASSV; translated from the coding sequence ATGCGTTCCTACACCCTCACCGCCCCTGCTAAAATCAACCTATATCTCGAAATCATTGGTAATCGTCCTGATGGGTTTCACGAGTTAGCAATGATACTGCAAAGTATTGAGCTGGCTGACCAAATAGATTTGCGTGCTGCTAGCACAGACAATATCCGCGTCTACTGCGACCACCCGCAAGTACCGACAGATAAAACTAATTTGGTATACCGAGTAGCCGAATTGATGGCGACCCAATTTCCCGACGCCTTTAGCAAATATGGCGGTTTAGATATTACCATTAAGAAGCACATTCCCGTAGCGGCTGGGTTGGCTGGAGGTTCCACCAATGCAGCAGCGGTGTTGGTGGGGATAGATTTATTATGGGATTTAGGACTAACTCAGTCAGAATTAGAAGAATTGGGAGCTACACTCGGTTCAGATGTACCGTTTTGCGTCGCCGGTGGAACCGTAATCGCGACAGGTAGAGGTGAACAACTTTCTCCCCTACCAGGTTTGGATCAAATATATATAGTATTGGCAAAATATCGCAGCTTGGAAGTTTCTACCGCTTGGGCATATAAAACCTATCGTCAGCAGTTCGGTAGTACCTATATTAGAGATACCGCAAGTTTAGCAGCTCGTGCTAACGCAGTCCATTCAGGTTCGATGGTTCAAGCTATCCTCAAAAAAGACACCAAAGAAATCGCCCATAAATTGCACAATGATTTAGAGCGCGTGGTCTTACCAGAATATCCCCAAGTTTTGCAACTGCGGGAATTGTTTGCAAATCAGCAAGGCGTTTTAGCAGCAATGATGTCTGGTTCTGGTCCTTCGGTGTTTGCTTTATGTGAAACTCAACAGCAAGCAGAAGCAGTGAAGCAGTATGTCAGACAGACAATTCCTGACGAAGATTTAGAATTGTTTGTGACGCGGATGATTACACATGGGATTCAGGTAGCGTCGTCAGTTTAA
- the rsmA gene encoding 16S rRNA (adenine(1518)-N(6)/adenine(1519)-N(6))-dimethyltransferase RsmA: MVQPRRVFAQHWLKSEKALDAIVQAGGCTSSDRILEIGPGTGILTRRLLPLVQSLVAVEIDRDLCQLLVKQLGKKENFLLLQGDFLMLDLAANLTPFPNFHNPNKVVANIPYNITGPIIEKLLGTIANPNPHPFDLIVLLVQKEVAERLYAKPGSKIFGALSVRVQYLAECELICPVPASAFYPPPKVDSAVVRLRPRQIETPALDTRKFENLIKLGFGAKRKMLRNNLQPVIERDRLSQLLEQLNINPLSRAEDLSVNQWITLANQLEVKS; the protein is encoded by the coding sequence ATGGTACAACCGCGCAGGGTCTTTGCTCAACATTGGCTCAAAAGTGAAAAGGCTCTCGACGCTATCGTCCAGGCGGGAGGGTGTACGTCAAGCGATCGCATCCTGGAAATCGGTCCTGGTACCGGTATCCTCACACGGCGATTACTACCTTTGGTACAATCTTTGGTCGCCGTGGAAATAGACCGCGATTTATGTCAATTATTAGTTAAGCAACTCGGTAAAAAGGAAAATTTTCTCCTGTTACAAGGTGATTTTCTCATGTTGGATTTAGCAGCAAATTTAACCCCATTCCCCAATTTCCACAATCCCAATAAAGTGGTTGCTAATATCCCCTACAATATCACAGGTCCAATCATCGAAAAGCTTTTGGGTACTATCGCTAATCCTAATCCCCACCCATTTGATTTAATTGTGTTACTCGTGCAAAAAGAAGTCGCAGAAAGGTTGTATGCTAAACCAGGGTCAAAAATTTTTGGAGCTTTAAGTGTGCGGGTACAATATTTGGCTGAATGTGAGTTGATTTGTCCAGTCCCAGCAAGTGCATTTTATCCACCGCCAAAAGTCGATTCCGCAGTCGTCCGGTTACGTCCCCGACAAATCGAAACACCCGCACTCGATACACGAAAATTCGAGAATTTAATTAAGCTGGGGTTCGGCGCCAAACGCAAAATGTTACGAAATAATTTACAACCAGTAATAGAACGCGATCGCCTGTCCCAATTACTGGAACAATTAAATATAAATCCCCTCTCCCGCGCTGAAGACCTCAGCGTCAATCAATGGATAACTCTAGCAAATCAGTTAGAAGTTAAAAGTTAG
- a CDS encoding type II toxin-antitoxin system RelE/ParE family toxin, with translation MILSFKDKGTEDIFDGNDSKDARKTCPVNLWNVAQRKLDQLNAAISLDDMKVPPGNRLEALKGEKKGQYSIRINAQYRMCFVWTATGASEVEIVDYHD, from the coding sequence ATGATACTGTCATTCAAAGACAAAGGCACTGAAGATATTTTTGATGGGAACGATTCAAAAGACGCTCGAAAAACGTGCCCCGTCAATCTTTGGAATGTCGCTCAAAGGAAACTAGACCAACTAAATGCAGCAATTTCTTTGGATGATATGAAAGTACCACCGGGTAATAGATTGGAAGCGTTAAAGGGTGAGAAAAAAGGGCAGTATAGTATTCGGATTAATGCTCAATATCGCATGTGCTTTGTGTGGACAGCAACAGGAGCTTCTGAGGTTGAAATCGTCGATTATCATGATTGA
- a CDS encoding HigA family addiction module antitoxin gives MRVPKYRPPTHPGEILLQDFLEPLAISSEELAKSIHVSYELINELVNRQRGVTPSTALRLAKFFGNSPEFWLNLQQNWELYHVLKEEKEDLNAILTFGNIM, from the coding sequence ATGAGAGTACCTAAATATCGTCCTCCCACACATCCAGGAGAAATTTTACTGCAAGATTTTCTCGAACCTTTGGCGATATCATCAGAGGAACTAGCAAAAAGCATTCACGTTTCCTATGAGCTGATCAATGAACTGGTAAATAGACAGCGTGGAGTCACACCAAGTACTGCTTTACGGTTAGCAAAGTTCTTTGGAAATAGCCCTGAGTTTTGGTTAAACCTGCAACAAAATTGGGAACTATACCACGTCTTGAAAGAAGAAAAAGAAGACCTGAATGCCATACTAACTTTTGGGAATATTATGTAG
- a CDS encoding type II toxin-antitoxin system VapC family toxin — protein MIYLLDTNACIVYLNRPISGVRRHLESLRPQDIAVCSVVKAELFYGARKSNNPQRTLALQSSFLNNFVSLPFDDAAATIFGRIRAELANLGTPIGPYDLQIASITLTHNLILVTHNTSEFSRVNGLQFEDWEAEG, from the coding sequence GTGATTTATTTATTAGATACCAATGCTTGCATTGTTTATCTAAATCGTCCAATTTCTGGTGTACGGCGACACTTAGAGTCTTTACGACCCCAGGATATTGCTGTTTGTTCTGTTGTGAAAGCTGAACTATTTTATGGTGCGAGAAAAAGCAATAACCCTCAACGCACGTTAGCTTTACAGTCAAGTTTTCTGAATAATTTTGTTTCTCTGCCTTTTGATGATGCAGCAGCTACAATATTTGGGAGAATTCGTGCTGAATTGGCAAATTTAGGTACGCCTATTGGCCCTTATGATTTGCAAATTGCATCAATTACCCTGACACATAATTTAATATTAGTTACGCACAATACGAGTGAATTTAGTCGGGTCAATGGGTTACAATTTGAAGATTGGGAAGCAGAAGGTTGA
- a CDS encoding type II toxin-antitoxin system ParD family antitoxin, with protein sequence MNLSLTPELEQFIQSQIESGKYATAAEVILDALKVFAAGKYLDKGYIEVQSSAKTPEELGWPAGFFEQTAGCLQDDPLVRYPQGEYEVRESLE encoded by the coding sequence ATGAATTTGTCTTTAACTCCAGAGCTTGAGCAGTTTATTCAAAGTCAGATTGAAAGTGGTAAGTATGCAACTGCTGCGGAAGTAATTCTTGATGCTCTCAAGGTATTTGCAGCAGGGAAATATCTTGACAAAGGTTACATTGAAGTGCAATCATCGGCAAAAACACCGGAAGAATTAGGCTGGCCTGCTGGTTTTTTTGAGCAGACGGCAGGGTGTCTGCAAGATGATCCTCTGGTAAGATATCCCCAAGGAGAATATGAAGTACGGGAGTCGTTAGAGTGA
- a CDS encoding trypsin-like serine protease codes for MSKKPIYKQFFALFIATIITTIACGGWISVQAQVPTLPTQSKSPTFTKFQDADKFKLPANGSPSKPADLNQSREADETTRGIPTGKDDRIPMTSRKYPWSSIGRVQGTKTNNQGYYCTGTLIDDDIVLTNAHCVIDPKTHRLSKEILFLPNVINGVVQDETDIVFAEQVVYGTDFTGDSLTNQVNDWALMRINQPLGRKYGHLGWKSLRSSTLIKNPKTLTFVGYSGDFPNPKKKYYEHLTAGRGWTASYEENCSIVGEESGVLLHNCATAGGSSGGPLIAWIGQQPYIVALNNAEIKDNKSGRDIVNLAVKINFLDRFASR; via the coding sequence ATGTCTAAAAAGCCAATTTACAAACAATTTTTCGCTCTATTTATAGCGACAATTATCACTACCATCGCCTGCGGTGGTTGGATATCTGTACAAGCACAAGTCCCAACACTACCAACACAAAGTAAATCGCCAACATTCACCAAATTCCAAGATGCGGATAAATTCAAGCTACCTGCAAATGGTAGTCCTTCTAAGCCTGCTGACCTCAATCAGTCGAGAGAAGCTGATGAAACCACTCGCGGAATCCCCACTGGTAAAGATGATCGCATCCCCATGACTAGCAGAAAATATCCTTGGTCTAGTATTGGTCGAGTCCAAGGTACAAAGACTAATAATCAGGGTTATTACTGTACGGGAACTTTAATTGATGATGATATAGTTTTAACAAATGCTCATTGTGTGATTGACCCAAAAACTCATCGATTGAGCAAAGAAATCTTATTTCTACCCAATGTGATTAATGGTGTTGTTCAAGATGAAACAGATATCGTTTTTGCAGAACAGGTAGTTTATGGTACAGATTTTACAGGCGATAGTCTGACAAATCAAGTCAATGACTGGGCGCTGATGAGAATCAATCAGCCTCTTGGTCGCAAGTATGGTCACTTAGGCTGGAAATCCTTGCGTTCTTCTACTCTGATTAAGAACCCCAAAACACTAACCTTTGTGGGCTACTCTGGTGATTTTCCCAATCCCAAAAAGAAATATTATGAACACCTCACCGCCGGTAGGGGATGGACTGCAAGCTATGAAGAGAATTGTAGCATTGTGGGCGAAGAGTCAGGGGTATTGCTGCATAATTGCGCTACCGCAGGCGGTTCTTCTGGAGGGCCATTAATTGCTTGGATTGGTCAACAACCCTATATTGTCGCTCTGAATAATGCTGAGATTAAAGACAACAAATCTGGTCGAGATATAGTTAACTTGGCTGTGAAAATCAATTTTTTAGACAGGTTTGCAAGTAGATAA